A single region of the Saprospiraceae bacterium genome encodes:
- a CDS encoding fatty acid desaturase translates to MENNQLIRATRPFAKEDRRLSWFHTLTTLCFMGLAYSFIFYSSFWIVKITASILLGLLLVRMFIIYHDYLHRAILQRSLVAKIIFTIYGYFILAAPSVWKRSHNYHHKHNSKLYTSSIGSFPVVTKEKFLSASKTEQRIYLFIRHPFTLVFGYLFTFIYGMSILSLVRNPAKHWDSGVSLVFHVVLGFLIFNAFGWSGLILGFFLPYLIGHALGSYLFYAQHNFPSVTFREKDGWTYISAAMESSSYMKMSPIMHWFTGNIGYHHIHHINEAIPFYRLPAAYAGIPELQQAKTTSLQPAEIWRCLQLKVWEPVTKRMIGLKEMGQ, encoded by the coding sequence ATGGAAAACAACCAACTAATCAGAGCAACTAGACCATTTGCCAAAGAGGATAGAAGACTCAGCTGGTTTCATACGCTCACTACCTTATGCTTTATGGGGCTAGCCTATAGCTTCATTTTTTATAGTTCATTCTGGATCGTAAAAATTACAGCGAGTATCCTTTTAGGCTTGTTGCTGGTTAGGATGTTTATCATTTACCATGATTACCTCCATAGGGCCATTTTGCAGCGGTCGCTTGTGGCCAAGATCATTTTCACCATCTATGGTTATTTCATCCTGGCGGCACCCAGCGTCTGGAAGCGTTCCCACAACTATCATCACAAACACAATTCTAAACTTTACACATCTAGTATTGGCTCCTTTCCGGTGGTAACCAAGGAGAAGTTCTTGTCTGCCAGCAAAACAGAGCAGCGCATTTACCTATTCATTCGCCACCCTTTTACCCTTGTTTTTGGTTATTTATTTACCTTTATTTATGGGATGTCTATTCTCTCTTTGGTTCGGAATCCGGCCAAACACTGGGATTCAGGGGTCTCCCTGGTGTTTCATGTTGTGTTGGGTTTCCTCATTTTTAATGCCTTTGGATGGTCAGGCCTGATCCTCGGCTTTTTTCTACCTTATCTGATTGGCCATGCGCTGGGTTCTTACCTCTTTTACGCACAGCACAACTTTCCCAGCGTCACCTTTAGGGAAAAAGACGGCTGGACCTATATCTCGGCCGCGATGGAATCCTCGAGTTATATGAAGATGAGCCCCATTATGCACTGGTTTACGGGCAACATTGGCTACCATCACATTCATCACATCAATGAAGCCATCCCTTTCTATCGCCTTCCTGCAGCCTATGCCGGGATTCCCGAACTGCAACAGGCCAAGACGACTTCTCTGCAGCCTGCTGAAATCTGGCGTTGCCTGCAACTCAAAGTATGGGAGCCTGTCACTAAGCGTATGATTGGGTTAAAGGAAATGGGGCAGTAG
- a CDS encoding methyltransferase: MKKLLVLMYGIVAYLVAVGTLLYLIGFTGNLFVPKGIDGDPLVAPYQAIFINLILLTIFALQHSIMARPWFKKWWTKFVPEAIERSTYLMFTGIVLIILFVFWQPVEGIVWSIKSPILTGVLLAVFGLGWTTVFVSTLLINHFDLFGLRQVWLYFIGKPYTDLAFGTPFLYKWIRHPLYFGLLLGFWAAPVMSVTRLFFAIVWTAYVLKAIRWEEKDLTTVFGEKYRAYKKRVPMIFPSFFPKKEEAPVYDTIIKRN, encoded by the coding sequence ATGAAAAAATTGCTTGTGTTAATGTACGGCATAGTAGCCTATCTTGTCGCTGTAGGCACGCTCCTCTACTTGATAGGATTTACTGGAAACCTTTTCGTACCCAAGGGTATCGATGGGGATCCTTTGGTTGCACCTTATCAAGCGATCTTTATCAACTTAATCCTCCTGACCATATTCGCGCTGCAACACAGCATCATGGCAAGGCCCTGGTTTAAAAAATGGTGGACGAAATTTGTTCCAGAAGCCATCGAGCGCAGTACCTATCTTATGTTTACCGGCATCGTGCTGATCATCCTTTTCGTTTTTTGGCAACCCGTGGAAGGTATCGTATGGTCCATCAAAAGCCCCATTTTAACGGGTGTATTACTGGCTGTTTTTGGTTTGGGATGGACCACCGTTTTTGTGAGTACCCTTTTGATCAATCATTTTGACCTATTCGGGCTAAGGCAGGTCTGGCTTTATTTTATTGGAAAACCATACACCGACTTAGCGTTCGGAACGCCTTTTTTATACAAATGGATCCGTCATCCACTATATTTTGGATTGCTGCTGGGCTTTTGGGCCGCTCCGGTAATGTCTGTCACCAGGCTGTTCTTTGCCATTGTTTGGACAGCCTATGTACTGAAGGCTATTCGGTGGGAAGAGAAAGATCTAACCACGGTATTTGGCGAGAAATATCGAGCTTACAAGAAGCGAGTACCCATGATTTTTCCTTCCTTCTTCCCTAAGAAAGAAGAAGCTCCTGTGTACGATACCATTATCAAAAGAAATTAA
- a CDS encoding histidine kinase — MILNSTSGLPSNVVTKVVEDEYGFAWIGTPSGLARYDGTTVEVFVHNDEDSSSISGNVIHDILPDPTTGRVWLTTEKGLSYFDRKNKIFVNYKYHPGHSNSVPDHQADRLLKDKDGRIWIGFREGGLLEYRPESDDFQQHICNTNTPSTNNIDCQRPIQDIQEDLVDDNLLWLATGNGIARFNKSTGDVEFFRVEGEEGDAINFANDPRQLFVHPNGKIYYGTWYQGVFVFDIKTKIITRLNPCYQNNTGPFVRDVINGFYQKSKDEFWINSRNGFQLYDIRTGCITASLKNEGKDWYSIEHIDSEGRIWSASTKDGFRIFNPLMQQFSILQFEPPGSKYPAIARKILEDTVRHQLIVVAQIARGLFILDQKTGTWECIPPPLDFDLDEKGGFQGWDGVFLENGEVLIVENEALYLYKPGAKRLEKYAVQPNIKNQAPRLRKIIKASDGYYWISGNLAGLLRLDTKKQVIQDFKKELTKTWNDKIGGDQLVEDQRGNIWLREHDGLLVYKKATGRFIYLRYNPEDLRAFRGGGVMDTDAKGRIWIATRREFLAYAHADSVEQGMLRLFGKKEGLLDEKVWSVKMYHGKLLVFTDKYIQVFNPESMQFENHFALGYGLGDYDSNTLLLSNEQMAVSKLGSIALFYPDSLKTNTERPRPYVASFNVFDKTWKLNNDLNHPDSVYLSYKQNFFSFELSAIGYNLPEQITYRYKLDGFEEEWQDGTKRRFAAYTNVPGGDYQFLVEAINNEGLSLGEPSVTYLHVSTVWYKKNWFWALLLFTLSGLGYLAYQYKIGQVRKEERLRSDYEGKLADVELSALRAQMNPHFIFNALNSIEYFIISNEPERASDYLNRFSRLIRLILQNSKNKTVPLKDDLEALRLYIEVESMRFDNLFDYEVKTEIGLDLENTFVPPMLLQPYVENAIWHGLMQKTGSKGKLDLIIHRNNGHLICLIEDNGIGREAAVQLKSKSATRRKSYGMKITSERLTMLNKVAGANASVQVYDLKDEKGIAVGTRVELAIPL; from the coding sequence TTGATCCTCAATTCCACAAGTGGTTTACCATCTAATGTGGTCACTAAAGTAGTAGAAGATGAATATGGTTTTGCCTGGATTGGCACCCCTTCTGGATTGGCGCGTTACGATGGCACAACCGTAGAAGTTTTTGTGCATAACGACGAAGATTCCAGCTCTATATCGGGGAATGTTATCCATGATATTTTACCCGATCCCACAACGGGAAGAGTCTGGTTAACCACCGAAAAAGGGCTTTCCTATTTCGATAGAAAAAACAAAATTTTTGTAAACTACAAGTATCATCCAGGTCATTCAAATAGTGTTCCTGACCACCAGGCAGACCGCCTTTTAAAAGACAAAGACGGCCGAATATGGATTGGTTTTCGGGAAGGGGGATTATTAGAATACAGACCCGAATCTGATGATTTTCAGCAGCATATTTGCAATACAAATACCCCTAGTACCAATAATATTGATTGCCAGCGTCCAATCCAGGATATCCAGGAAGACTTAGTGGATGATAACCTACTATGGCTTGCCACCGGTAACGGGATTGCCCGTTTTAATAAGTCAACAGGAGATGTCGAATTTTTTCGTGTTGAAGGTGAAGAAGGAGACGCCATAAATTTTGCCAATGACCCCCGCCAGTTGTTCGTTCATCCCAATGGCAAAATATATTATGGCACCTGGTACCAGGGCGTTTTTGTCTTTGACATTAAAACAAAAATTATCACCCGACTGAACCCCTGCTATCAAAATAATACGGGCCCCTTTGTCAGAGATGTCATTAATGGTTTCTATCAAAAGTCTAAAGATGAGTTTTGGATCAATTCCAGAAATGGTTTCCAATTGTATGACATTCGTACAGGTTGCATCACCGCTTCTTTAAAAAATGAAGGGAAAGATTGGTATAGCATAGAGCATATTGACTCGGAGGGACGAATATGGAGTGCATCGACGAAAGATGGTTTTCGCATTTTTAATCCCCTCATGCAACAATTCTCCATACTACAGTTCGAACCGCCAGGCTCAAAATATCCCGCTATTGCCCGAAAAATTTTAGAAGATACGGTCCGACATCAGTTAATTGTCGTTGCCCAAATTGCCAGAGGCTTGTTCATCTTGGATCAAAAAACAGGAACCTGGGAATGTATTCCCCCTCCTTTGGATTTTGACCTTGATGAGAAAGGAGGCTTCCAGGGTTGGGATGGGGTTTTTCTGGAAAATGGAGAGGTGCTCATCGTAGAAAATGAAGCACTTTATCTTTATAAACCTGGTGCCAAAAGACTTGAAAAGTATGCGGTTCAGCCAAATATAAAAAACCAGGCCCCCAGGCTACGCAAGATTATAAAAGCCAGTGATGGCTATTATTGGATAAGTGGCAATCTGGCAGGCCTGCTTCGACTCGACACCAAAAAACAAGTCATCCAGGATTTCAAAAAAGAACTTACCAAAACCTGGAATGACAAAATAGGCGGAGATCAGCTAGTAGAGGATCAACGAGGGAATATTTGGCTGCGGGAACACGATGGCTTACTGGTTTATAAAAAAGCCACCGGACGTTTTATTTACCTTCGTTACAATCCCGAGGACTTGCGGGCATTCAGGGGCGGGGGGGTGATGGATACGGACGCCAAAGGCAGGATTTGGATTGCTACCCGCCGAGAGTTTTTAGCCTATGCCCATGCAGATAGTGTTGAACAAGGCATGCTTCGGCTTTTCGGAAAAAAGGAAGGCCTGCTTGATGAAAAAGTATGGTCCGTAAAAATGTACCACGGTAAACTACTTGTTTTCACGGATAAATATATTCAGGTTTTCAATCCGGAAAGCATGCAGTTTGAAAATCATTTTGCCTTGGGTTATGGCTTGGGCGATTACGATAGTAATACCCTTCTTTTGTCAAATGAACAAATGGCGGTGAGCAAATTAGGTTCCATAGCCCTCTTTTACCCCGACAGCTTAAAAACAAATACAGAACGCCCCAGGCCTTATGTCGCTTCTTTTAATGTGTTTGACAAAACCTGGAAGCTAAATAATGACCTCAATCATCCTGATAGTGTTTATTTAAGTTATAAACAAAATTTCTTCTCTTTCGAATTGTCGGCTATTGGTTACAACCTTCCTGAACAAATTACTTATCGATATAAACTGGATGGCTTCGAAGAAGAATGGCAAGATGGAACCAAACGAAGATTTGCGGCCTATACCAATGTACCTGGTGGCGATTATCAATTCCTGGTGGAAGCCATCAACAACGAAGGGCTCTCTTTGGGAGAACCTTCCGTAACTTACTTGCATGTTTCTACCGTTTGGTATAAAAAAAACTGGTTTTGGGCTTTACTGCTATTTACATTGTCTGGATTGGGCTACTTGGCTTACCAGTATAAAATTGGGCAAGTACGAAAAGAAGAACGCCTCCGATCAGATTACGAAGGCAAACTGGCTGACGTGGAACTGAGTGCACTCCGGGCACAAATGAACCCGCATTTCATCTTTAATGCCTTGAATTCTATCGAATATTTCATCATCTCCAATGAACCAGAGCGAGCCTCTGATTATTTAAATCGCTTCTCTCGCCTCATTCGATTGATTTTACAAAATTCAAAAAATAAAACCGTCCCCTTAAAAGATGACCTGGAGGCGTTAAGACTCTATATCGAAGTGGAAAGTATGCGTTTTGACAATTTATTCGATTATGAGGTCAAAACGGAAATAGGCCTTGATTTAGAAAACACCTTTGTGCCCCCGATGTTGTTGCAACCCTATGTAGAAAATGCCATCTGGCATGGGTTAATGCAAAAAACGGGGAGTAAGGGAAAACTGGATTTGATCATTCATCGAAACAATGGTCACCTGATTTGCCTCATCGAAGATAATGGCATTGGTAGAGAGGCCGCAGTGCAGCTCAAATCAAAATCCGCTACACGTCGAAAATCCTATGGAATGAAAATTACCAGTGAACGCCTGACCATGCTGAATAAAGTGGCAGGGGCGAATGCGTCAGTCCAAGTCTATGATTTGAAAGATGAAAAGGGCATAGCCGTTGGAACAAGGGTGGAACTGGCTATCCCCCTATAA
- a CDS encoding LytTR family DNA-binding domain-containing protein: MRPVNAIILDDEKHSVATLAWKLNKFCPDVAIVAQFTDAPEALEYLQTNTPDLLFLDIEMPRLNGFELLEELKDPISFDVILTTAYDEFGIRAVKANVLDYLLKPIQTQELKAAVEKHRQKRGRQMEVVASNLPEEPQSKKTRIALATKESIEFVEPDAIILCSSDSNYSMIYLTNGRKKLISRTLKDVEEWLAPHGFFRVHHSHLVNLNHIKEYIRSDGGYLVLSNGQTLPVARNRKEDLLNML, from the coding sequence ATGCGTCCAGTTAATGCCATTATCCTAGACGATGAAAAACACTCCGTAGCTACGCTCGCCTGGAAACTCAATAAATTCTGCCCAGACGTCGCTATTGTCGCCCAATTCACGGATGCGCCAGAAGCCCTCGAATATTTGCAAACCAACACCCCCGATCTCCTGTTTCTGGATATTGAAATGCCCAGACTCAATGGGTTTGAACTCCTGGAGGAACTAAAAGACCCCATTTCTTTTGATGTGATATTGACAACAGCCTATGATGAATTCGGTATCCGGGCAGTAAAAGCCAATGTACTGGATTACCTCTTGAAACCAATTCAAACCCAGGAATTGAAAGCCGCAGTAGAAAAACACCGGCAAAAACGCGGAAGACAAATGGAAGTCGTGGCCAGCAATCTGCCGGAAGAACCCCAAAGTAAAAAAACCAGAATTGCCCTGGCGACCAAAGAGAGTATCGAGTTTGTAGAACCCGACGCCATTATCCTTTGCAGCTCAGATAGCAATTATTCTATGATCTATCTCACAAATGGTCGCAAGAAATTGATTTCCAGAACTTTAAAAGATGTAGAAGAATGGTTGGCGCCTCATGGTTTTTTCAGGGTTCACCACTCTCATTTGGTCAACCTAAACCACATCAAAGAGTATATTCGTTCTGATGGTGGCTACCTGGTCTTGTCAAATGGACAAACCCTGCCAGTGGCACGAAATCGAAAGGAAGATTTATTGAATATGTTGTAA
- a CDS encoding O-acetylhomoserine aminocarboxypropyltransferase/cysteine synthase: protein MSNLKFETLQLHAGQEEVEGTTRSRAVPIYQTTSYTFKDSEHGANLFALREFGNIYTRIMNPTTDTFEKRMAALEGGVAAVATGSGQAAQFLALNNILQAGDNFVSSSNLYGGTYNQFKVAFKRLGIEVRFTKGEEPSAYEDLIDENTKALYFETIGNPSFSVPDFEGIVAVANKHDIPVIVDNTFGAGGFLCRPIEWGASVVVQSATKWIGGHGTSIGGVIVDSGKFNWGNGKFPQFTEPSEGYHGMVFWDIFGSNGPFGNIAFAIRARVEGLRDFGPAISPFNAFLLLQGIETLSLRVQRTVDNALALAKWLKSHPKVDSVTYAGLEDHPQHANAKKYLKNGFGGVLSFTVRGPKENATKLVDSLKLVSHLANVGDAKTLIIQPSATTHQQLSDQEQLAAGVLPSQLRVSVGIEHIDDIKADFEQAFAQIKVANPVLN from the coding sequence ATGTCTAATTTAAAATTTGAAACCCTACAATTACATGCAGGCCAGGAAGAGGTAGAAGGAACCACCCGATCCAGAGCCGTGCCTATTTATCAAACCACCTCTTATACCTTCAAGGATTCCGAACATGGCGCCAACCTTTTTGCTTTAAGGGAATTTGGCAATATCTATACCCGGATCATGAATCCAACGACTGACACCTTTGAAAAACGAATGGCTGCCCTGGAAGGTGGCGTTGCTGCGGTGGCCACCGGCTCAGGCCAGGCGGCTCAATTTTTGGCCCTGAATAATATCCTGCAAGCAGGGGATAACTTTGTTTCTTCCTCCAACTTATACGGTGGCACTTATAACCAGTTTAAAGTTGCTTTCAAGCGATTGGGGATTGAGGTAAGGTTTACCAAAGGGGAAGAACCTTCAGCTTACGAAGATTTAATTGATGAAAATACCAAAGCACTTTATTTTGAGACCATTGGAAATCCCAGCTTCTCTGTCCCTGATTTTGAGGGTATTGTAGCGGTAGCCAACAAACACGATATTCCGGTCATCGTAGACAACACCTTTGGTGCAGGCGGTTTTCTTTGCCGGCCGATCGAATGGGGCGCCAGTGTGGTGGTACAGTCAGCCACCAAATGGATTGGCGGGCATGGCACTTCCATCGGTGGGGTGATTGTCGATAGTGGCAAATTCAACTGGGGCAATGGGAAATTCCCACAATTTACCGAACCATCAGAAGGTTACCACGGGATGGTATTCTGGGATATTTTTGGCAGCAATGGCCCCTTCGGAAACATTGCCTTTGCCATTCGGGCCAGGGTAGAAGGCCTCCGCGATTTTGGTCCGGCCATTTCACCCTTTAATGCGTTTTTGTTACTTCAGGGTATTGAAACGCTTTCCCTTAGGGTACAACGCACGGTGGACAATGCGCTGGCATTGGCTAAATGGCTAAAAAGCCATCCTAAAGTGGATTCGGTTACCTATGCGGGATTGGAAGATCATCCCCAACATGCCAACGCAAAAAAATACCTCAAGAACGGTTTTGGTGGCGTGTTATCCTTTACCGTCCGCGGCCCGAAAGAAAATGCAACCAAATTGGTGGATAGCCTGAAATTAGTGAGTCATTTGGCCAATGTTGGAGATGCCAAGACCTTGATCATTCAGCCATCCGCGACTACTCATCAGCAGTTGAGCGACCAGGAGCAATTGGCGGCAGGGGTGTTGCCATCTCAACTTCGAGTGTCTGTAGGGATCGAACACATCGATGATATCAAAGCTGATTTCGAACAGGCTTTTGCGCAAATTAAAGTGGCGAATCCTGTATTGAACTAG
- a CDS encoding adenylate/guanylate cyclase domain-containing protein, producing MKAKIHYAGINQEVTIEEDYCSILDASIENKIPHLHECGGNGKCSTCRIRIIEGAHNLSAKTQAEEDMVRSRKWDPTIRLACQCYVKGDVKIQRLIWSSAEVNKLQKETAPEGKAEERAIAILFCDLRNFTTLSTHNATFDIAYFLNRFYTALGDPILLNNGIIYQYVGDEIVGVFGTAGGTREKNCMDAIRAAMGMQYALERLNKIELKDFDVKLQMGIGINFGLAYVGHLGHPTHRQFSVVGDPVNVASRIQGQTKLMGAPILLSQSVYKSAIQDVLDIGREFKVTLAGKETSSTLYELKGFSKMDLQLELQASLHLLLQDEEAFSALFYQKVFEKAPFVRKLFKNNMRDQGRLLTHMLGGIVYSLARPEHLMMGLKKLGQNHVRYGVQLEFYPVVKEAMLETIPEVLGEFYRPAITEAWESALDFVIDTMKSGLQQEVS from the coding sequence ATGAAAGCAAAAATCCACTACGCAGGTATCAACCAGGAAGTAACTATTGAGGAAGATTATTGCTCCATTTTGGATGCCTCTATTGAAAACAAGATTCCCCATTTGCATGAATGTGGCGGCAATGGAAAATGCTCCACTTGTCGGATTCGCATTATTGAAGGAGCACATAACCTGAGCGCCAAAACCCAGGCGGAAGAAGACATGGTCAGGAGCCGGAAATGGGACCCAACCATCCGTTTGGCTTGTCAGTGTTATGTGAAAGGGGATGTGAAAATACAGCGGCTGATTTGGTCGAGTGCAGAGGTGAATAAGCTGCAAAAAGAAACAGCGCCTGAAGGCAAAGCAGAAGAACGGGCTATTGCCATCTTGTTTTGCGATCTCCGCAATTTTACCACGCTTTCCACTCATAATGCCACCTTTGATATTGCCTATTTCTTAAATCGCTTTTACACGGCGCTTGGCGACCCTATTTTATTGAACAACGGTATTATTTACCAATATGTGGGCGATGAAATAGTGGGTGTTTTTGGTACAGCAGGAGGGACCAGGGAAAAAAACTGTATGGATGCTATTCGGGCCGCCATGGGGATGCAATATGCCTTGGAGCGATTAAACAAAATTGAACTGAAAGATTTTGATGTCAAATTACAAATGGGGATTGGAATCAACTTTGGCTTGGCTTATGTCGGCCATTTGGGCCATCCGACACATCGGCAATTTTCAGTTGTAGGTGATCCTGTGAATGTGGCTAGCCGGATACAGGGGCAAACAAAACTAATGGGGGCGCCCATCTTATTGTCGCAATCCGTGTACAAAAGCGCTATTCAGGACGTGTTGGACATTGGCCGGGAATTTAAGGTAACCCTGGCAGGCAAAGAAACAAGTTCTACCCTATATGAATTGAAAGGATTTAGTAAAATGGATTTGCAATTGGAGTTACAGGCCTCTCTTCATTTGCTTTTGCAGGATGAAGAGGCTTTTAGTGCTTTATTTTATCAGAAGGTATTTGAAAAAGCACCCTTTGTCCGAAAATTATTTAAAAACAATATGCGAGACCAAGGGCGTTTATTGACGCATATGCTGGGCGGCATCGTTTATTCCCTGGCGCGGCCGGAACACCTCATGATGGGCCTCAAAAAATTGGGTCAAAACCATGTGCGCTATGGGGTACAACTGGAATTTTATCCGGTAGTAAAAGAGGCCATGTTGGAAACCATTCCTGAAGTATTAGGCGAATTTTATAGACCCGCCATCACCGAAGCTTGGGAATCGGCCCTCGATTTTGTAATTGATACGATGAAAAGCGGACTTCAACAGGAGGTGAGCTAA